From Juglans regia cultivar Chandler chromosome 8, Walnut 2.0, whole genome shotgun sequence, the proteins below share one genomic window:
- the LOC109001005 gene encoding phospholipid hydroperoxide glutathione peroxidase 1, chloroplastic-like, with protein sequence MATMPFSASLNGLSRTKMYPTSYPLWPSMYLSIPSFKTSMGSSKSDIFQNGLSLQQPTFAGFLVKSRSLAVNARSTMDKTIYDFTVKDIDEKDVSLSKFKKKVLLIVNVASKCGLTTANYSELSHIYEKYKTQGFEILAFPCNQFGGQEPGSNPDIKQFACTRFKAEFPIFDKVDVNGPNTAPVYQFLKSSAGGFLGDLVKWNFEKFLVDKKGKVVERYPPTISPFQIEKDIQRLLAA encoded by the exons ATGGCTACCATGCCGTTCTCTGCTTCTTTAAATGGCCTTTCTCGAACAAAAATGTACCCAACTTCTTATCCTCTATGGCCTTCAATGTATTTATCGATCCCATCCTTCAAAACCTCGATGGGGTCCTCCAAATCAGACATTTTCCAGAACGGGCTCTCTCTGCAACAACCAACTTTTGCTGGGTTCCTTGTGAAATCTCGTTCTTTGGCAGTTAACGCCAGATCGACTATGGATAAGACTATCTATGATTTCACTGTCAAA GATATTGACGAGAAGGATGTTTCTCTTAGCAAGTTTAAGAAGAAGGTTCTCTTAATTGTTAATGTTGCCTCAAAATG tgGTTTGACGACTGCAAATTACTCAGAACTGTCTCACATATATGAAAAGTACAAAACTCAAG GATTTGAGATTCTGGCTTTCCCTTGCAATCAGTTTGGCGGGCAAGAGCCAGGATCAAACCCAGACATCAAGCAGTTTGCATGTACAAGGTTTAAAGCAGAATTTCCGATTTTCGATAAG GTTGATGTCAATGGGCCAAATACAGCTCCAGTCTACCAGTTCCTGAAATCAAGtgctggaggatttttgggtgaTCTTGTCAAGTGGAATTTTGAGAAGTTTTTGGTTGACAAAAAGGGTAAAGTTGTCGAAAGATACCCACCTACAATATCACCTTTTCAAATTGAg AAGGATATCCAACGGCTCCTTGCTGCATGA